AGAGTCTACAcagtacttttttgaaaattatttttacaacatatatataatatattgttatgttttttgtgttgaagaatataaataaagatagcTCTCAATTAAGCTATTTGTTGACAGTATATTAAATGTTACACTCTGTAGGCTATATCTTCTGTGAAATCAGCCagttaattcataataaagttaaattgcagtgatttatttatcattgtGAAATTAAGCTCCAACGTATATCAGTATCTATTTCAACTCAAGTACTTTTCAATCAGAATAAATTTCTAATTGAAGTTGTAGTGAACACCAATAGACcgtttttagaagaaaaaacttCGTTAAGACATTAGTgacataagataaaaataaaatactttgcaaaGGAATGTATCATCTGGGTTTCAACACTTTCAGGATCTTCTTTGACACTTCTTTTGTACACCAATTATTAATCCTTTTGATGGTTTCATCTTTTTATTGACAGTTCAAGCCCTTCATTGTCTCGtagacatttttaattttctatttcattatatttttacttaataagtcAGTTCGAATTGTTTGGAActgaaaaattgttcatttattttatcttctcaAAGTCAAAggcatttattttgatcaaatattgatatggttgataaaaaataattatacatcttgttatttattatgtgcatatatatatatgttgagtaTAGTtagtattatattcaaaaaatggttGAATATATTTGGTTGAATACATTACGTATCGTCCAGCTCAATTGTCTAGCGTGTCATCAATGAAGACTTACGGTACCACAGCTAGGAACGTCGCAAGGGACAGCTTCTAACCCCGTCAAACACAAAGAAAAGTTCAACCCGAACCAAAACTTTGATCCAGTGTAAACAGAAGCTCCCGTGAAATATCTTGTCTGGTTCTTCTCAAATGAGAAAAATTTCTGTCTAACCTAAAAGCATAGCTCGAGGAACAATAAATGGTTagcaaaaagttattataacatCCCTAGGataataaaagtcaaatacCCATAGCAAGTTATAGTTTTTACCGTTGTTAGCAGTGAGGGTCACGTTAAGCCTCACTTCATCTTCAAGCAGAGCACAAAGGTCAACGCCAAGGCCTACTTCAGTGTTCTGCTCACCAAAGTCTTTCCTTGGATCTGCAACATCATGAATGACGTACCTTAGATCTGGCAGCAAGACCTGTCACATGACCAATAGAATActaaattttcttgattttaagaATGTGATGTAAGTTCCACCGACTTCTTGGCCTCCTAAATTGCCGGAATTGAaccctttagactattttgtccAAGTCAATGTTTAACGATTATCCAATAAAGGTGCCCACAGCACCACAAGATCCCTGAAAGCTGAGATAAGATGGGCATTTCAGACTCTACCTGGTGGGACAATCAAAAAGGTAGTGGGGCATTCCCGGGGACATTTAGGTGAGCtatcatttatgtaaaaaaatatagtttcagCATATCCAGATCTTCATAGGTATTACTTGTTTATCATGTAAATATGTGCAACTATTTGCAATCAAAGAGGAACTATTAACAAATTGTAGAAAAAGGCAcatgtattattatttcctttatttgtcaattgattATAGAAATTCAACATTGAATAAATACCTTGACTGAAActgaataattgttattttaagaaataatctAATTAAGACCAATAATTCTCCAATAAGAATGTTCATTAAGTTCTGTTGTTGTTATAAACTCTGTGTTATTCGAATTTTTCTAAAGAGTGTAACGTGCACTAAATTATTCAAGAAGACGAAAGTATCGTCTTCATATCCCAGAATTGCTAAACCTTTTACCCAATCCACTCCTTCAATATCAACATGAATCTCAGAAATTTAAATGATCTACATACATAATCGTATGCTAAcgcaaataaaaagattatactgTCTTACTTTTAAAATTCCGATGTACTGTATTTTGAAGCAGTCTATCATACATACATTCTCACTTATCTAACTTGACTTTTGCCAATGATAATGGAGTAGTCCTCGGCATCATACTTTTGTGTTTTTACCCCTCTGTCATTTTCGTAGGGTGTTTGGGAAAAACACAGCCTTTAAAAAACGTATACATTTTCACGCTTTTTGCTCCTCTTTGAACGATAATTATGGATTTAAGTTGATTACTAGCAGTAGTACCCCAGATTTCTTGGAGTTGAAAAGACAAACGTTACTTTACTAAATAGAAGATGACTCCTTAGAAATTATCAGAGTAACTCCCAGTTTTATAATGAGCACATTCACACTTAGTTACTCAATACCTTGATGTAAAAACTTTGTCCAGGTTGCCAACAGCAGCAAAACTTGTTTGCTGAAAAATGCTTAGGATATTCATCCCTAGATATATGtctccctttttattttttatatgaggcGCTGAGGTTTAGATACACTaactttttggtaaaaataagaccttcttatacaaattttactaattatatatattttttcaggttTTTCTTAACTATTCTAAAGGTTGgtttttttgataattcattGTTTTGCCTCTTTCTAATAGATGTATCGTGAAATATAGCAATATAAGTATCaggtatacattttttaaaaagagccGAAGAAGGAAAACAAGTACACAAAGAAcgtaatgaataaaataattcttcatgaatgaatatttcttttttttattaaaaatttttattgggTTCACCAAATTATTCTTGTTTAGATCAAGTatgaattaaaattcaaagctcTGCATTAaataatatccatttatttCATGAGAAATATGAGGtatcatatgaataaaaagtgttttatttgccttctacatacatatgaacGAATTCCccttcaaattaattttgaaatacttaGATGGACTACAGAAAGGACCAGGAACTTATGAAGGGACCTATAGGAAAGGCTATCTACAATGATTTATCAATAAGACTAATAGTTGAATTAACTgttattgaagttaaaaatcGACTTTTGCATGCGTAATCAATGTAAAACAATGAAGTGAAAGGGGAGGAGGAAAGGAATATTGCTCCATAGATGCCAGAGaataaagcaacaaaaaaaatataaaatacagttttaatattttgatatgagtaataatgtttattaatacttttttttttaaacgaaaaatggttttttttttttgggggatttttagaaaatgtacaAGAGTTCCATTATCAATatgcaattttgagaaaagaagaactttttgatttatatgatgatatacaaatgaaatatatgtaagaATATTGTAATATTGTGTATATTTGTTGAGTACtagaatttgaagaaaaaaaacacctttttcttgaaaaattgtcaaattgttGTTTGATACacataaatagattaatttaaaagattttgtgAGGAGACAACCTACAAAATTGACCATGATAAGAATGATTTTGATGGGGTGTTTAAAAATTCTGAGAAGTATTCACATTGAAATTTGAAGGGAAAGTCAAGTAGGTCCATATCGGTCTGTATATTTATTAGGGAAAAAGAAGGACTGAAAAATGACATATTAAAGAACGTTTGGGAGGAAAGCAACTtggctctcatgacgtttcattagattatccACAACAGCTATTGGAGGGAGGGTATAATATGAAACCATATTTATACATCTAACAAGgacatttataaatcaaacatGAATTTCGTAAGGGAATATGACAAAACATGATAACATGACGTCGTCTGCGGTATCATACAACTTGTGTGGTAAAAAGATATAACTACGACCATCTGTCTCTTCAAACTAACATGCGTGTTTTAAGCGCGACTCATGTTATATATGAAAGAATAgttataacagctttggaaaatagaaaaaactcaACTAAAAATACCAAGGGGCAAAAATAGGCAAACTAAAAAATGCAAAGAATTTACAACTTGTATTGGTTTTTCTCCCCTCTCTCATTCCTTGGAAGATAAAATaactgtaattaatttattgtcatttatatacatacatatataagtatataaatatacttttgtatatagatatttacaaaGTGGATGTTCAAGACACTCACATATATAAGCTTCATGTACATGTGCATATACAAATAtagacattataaattattattactgtaAAAAATATCCGATTACCCATATAAGGGCAATTTATTATGCTTTAAAACATGTTTGAAAAGAACATAACATGTTCCTTTTATATAAaaggtgaggactcaaaaattagaatcctcttacTGGTCGTccagcctcagttctaaaagtttgacaattttgtaccaTTCCAAGGAGGaaacaaaaactacaaattgatggttttttcttttgtttttttgttttgtgtgcGATCCATCCAAAATGGCTGAGccacaagcaaaacggcagagggtaTGTGATCTCCTCCACGCACAGGATTTACTCtgaagaagatcttcacagtggacgctgttctgaacggGAAAAATGATCGCATCTTGTCTGAATCAAGAATTTAGGTCGAGAAAACGTTCAAGaacaaacatccagctcaggtaaTTACCTTCCGCGTCGTGGGGTCCGACAGTAGCAAGATGTCTCCCTACTTCTTCATAGCCAACGAGCAAGTCAACATGGACATCTACTACAATGTGCTCtttaccatgtcttgccatgttTAAAGAGTACGTTAATCAGGTACAAATATATGTGTTTACCCCAGATGGCTCCCCGGCACAAatgtccaagaaggtgcagcatttctgcagggagaacatggctgccttctggctgAAATAATTTTGGCCTTCGTTCTCGCCCGACGCAAACCCCCCTGGATTTCGCTGTTTGGtgtgtcttggagggcaagacgaacGAAACTTCTCACCCAAATGTCAATGCCCTGAAGGcagtgatcacggaggagtggatcaacttgtcctcggacttcatcaagtCCTGTTGTGCTTCTGtacatcctttttatatattcaatgaaagtgtagaaaattgttgaattaccaacttttgcttcaaattttcccataaaaatgggacaaaataaaaatatgtagaagtaaaagcagattttaaaattttctaatttttgagtcctcaccttGTAGGGATATCATATTATGATGCCATATAATTTTGGTAAACAAATCAACAAAATTGATTATCTTATAGAAATGAAAGAAGACAATTTATAGtgcaaaagatattttataaaaaattgaggtagatgaaaatatattgatactTTTCGTCTAAACATAATTTACTCTCAAAATTCCtcgtaatttttaaaaacagaacGAAAAAAAAGGATCATCGAGGAACACACAATTTTTTCGTATTTGTCAATAAATCGGCTATTGAGGCTCATGAAATATTAGTTGAAGCTTCTGGTGATCAAGCCCTATCATATACGCAAACTGCAAGGCTATTGGCCGAATTTAAGGCTGGCAACACGATGCTTTTTAAATCCCAGCGTTGTTGAATCTGCCATCAGGACTAAGTATTTATGTCACAGACCAGACATAAATAACGTCAGCATTGATCAAAGTAAACAATGCTGACGTAAAGAagtttaatttaacttattcTCAAGCATACAAATATCTTATTGAAAGCATAGACATACCGGAGGGGACATCAAGGACCTCACATGATGTCCTTGGTGTCGGTCTTAAAATCGTGTGAgtctcattttcaaaaagagaaataaaaagtggggggaagaaaagaaaaaaacaaaaagaaaaaaaaaaaaacaaatcaggCTCTCCAGTATTTGCTATTTGATAATTCTTGATGTGTTGCATGAAAATTGTGcataagataattatatttctgtttttgattttatctaCAATAAAACTGATTCGTATTTATCtaagttgttatttttgtaatttgaacacATATACTCACACATATATGTGTAGCCGTTGATTAAAACTCAAGTTTTTTAATCACCCGATATATTTATTGTAGGGCTAAGTGGTCGTCGGTCTTAAATAGGCTGTGATGTCCATAATGTCGTAGCTCCGGTAGGTCTATGACTAAAACcgttactattatttaaaaaaaaaatagttgctCCTGGAAACCTCCATCCATTGCACTGTACTCTTGAAATTCCTAATTGCTTGGAAGAAAGATTACCCATACTTGTTTAGAGAAATGGGGAGTAAAATTAGTTGGCGTTCCTGCATTACAAGACAAAACATTTGATTTACTCAGTAACATAATTGCAAAGactacttttaattaattgaatgattgcaaatatacaaaaaatgttaaggAAATGGTTTTTGACACAATAGCATCTAACACTGGGAAACTATCTGCGTTTTGCATATATATTCAACAATTGGGTGGCTTACATGTAAACATCatattggagaaaaattgcTGATTGTTATGCATTGaaaattaaagtatcaaaaGCTCTTGAAGTTCCTTTATTTGggagatttaaaaaagtttggaataTTAAACCACGAAAAAACAAATTGTCGTTCGATACCtagaataagaagaaaaatacaaacacaaaaaaatatgatagtttAACTATAAATTCCAAGCAAGCTTTAGAGTTTGACTATTCAAGAGGGACCATAAAGAATTGATTCAGCTCATTCTTGTTTATCTTGGTGAAGCACctctgaaattaaaaaaaaaaaaaaaatcgaataccTATAGCTCTTCACAATGCTCGGGGGATGGTAAAATGCTATActcaaataaaatgatattactATCCGCTCGAATAAATGTATTGCCTCAAGGAACAGTTTTTATCCTGGACAATTggggaaattaaaataatttgatgcgGCAAAAATGAGGATTACAAGTAAAGTTCTCGAAATAGAAAACCCATCGAAATGCTTAAACAAACATGGAACTGGGGTtagaaaactaaaattaaaactcgtaccttaaaaaaatactgataaaCTGCATTTGTCattttcgaatattaaatatcaattctgATTTTTAAAGACACCTGTATATAAATGGAAATCAAACACtagttatgttaatataaaacaCATCTTGGAAAACAAATATGTGTAAATGATACCGCAGAGAGGGGAGTGAATGATTATAtaggcaaataaaaaataaactttcaaaacatACTACAAGTAGTTGATAATTGTCGTTGTCGTATACCAAACAAGCGAAAAAATCAattggataataaaatatggtattgaacttaatgtaaataaaacctacatttaaagaaaatagaaattattcagaattgttaaagtatatatacacgtttattttatggaataaaaagaaaataatgtataatctAAATGTGCCAACCTTAGATATTGTCCAATCCTCACCAAGTGTTTTGAAGAGTTATTCAAAATGTTAAGTTTCAATATCGAAACAAAGTTCGATCACATccagtaatttttgaaaaaatggggCAGAGCGATCACCCTACCGTATAGTACGaactttggaaaatattgaaattgtgGACAACACTATAAAGGATGACAGACGATAAGCTTTTCAAGACATCTATGAAAAGTATCGATTAATTTATGGCGCAGTTGAAAGAACTAACATGGAGGATgcgaaccaaaaaataaatatgtctcCACGCTGGATTCCGTGATTGCCTGCTTGATGGCAACACAGAGCAAAACCTCCAGTTTGCACAGAAATTAAAATCGATTTCATTTCAATATGGAAAAGCCTATTTTGACAGTTTGATAACCCAAGACGAAAGCTGGATATCATTTAACACTACGGAGCTGAAAAGTTGGTCAGCTCAGTGGCACCCATATGGATCGACCCCCCctcccacccaaaaaaaaaaaggcaaaacaaCACCAATcacaaaataaatgatgttttctGTATTCAGAGATTCTGAGGGCAAAATTGACCAGTATTGAGATCCTAAGAACaagacaattaattaaatcattgtGACGTCCTGCAAAAGTTTATTGGCAATTTTTGCCTAAAGAGATCAGAGAAGTACATGAATTGattcaaattaaagctttttacATGTATTTGAATCTTGGTTAAAAAGATGTTAATAGTgcattttactaaaattaattataaaataagttttttgtattATCACTTTTTCCGTCATTCTTCTGGGTATGCACTTCGTATTAGTGTTATCTTTCAGTCTGGAATCGTTATAGTTTTAGCTTAACCAAAATATTTCAGTCCTTAAGCACTTGACGGGCGATTAAGTTTATACCTCCTTCGATGACAGAAAAGGTCATTTTGATGTaacaatacataatttataactacaaaatcaagcaagttataaaataattgaactgGCCAACATCTAAAACTAATATTAGGGGTATATAGCATAGATATTTAATCAAGGCTATTATTCTAGATTTTAAAacatgtaattttgtatttttcgctttatttccaTACTTCATAataagtgttacaatcatcctaTTTAAGACAAGTATGCCtggttctgtttgataacttctTGTCAaggagaatccaacttcatttAATGCCCTTCACGTATAACCCTTGTTCTTATTGGTCAAAAACTCGtgcaaccaattttcacagccTCAATTGAGACCAAATTTGTACCATAAAGTCCGTCGGACATTGACAGGAACAAATGTTAGTCACTTGGTGCAAGGTGCAGACTATAGATTGGATGCTAAGAACTGAATTTCCAGAGCTTCTGACGTGTCATCAAAGGTGTGTgtggcctggtgttgtcttggtGAAACACAATTCCTATCCTAGAcccagtttttatttaatacggATTCAGAGGGGAATTCTTTGAAGGACTGAACTATTTTGGTCCACCAAAAAATCATAACGattcagaccggtctaggatttttagACAGAACCACAAAGCAAAATTTCACTAAATAAAACATAGTGACAAAAAATTTGCTAATAATTGACGTAGATTATTGTTAGAATTGTTAAATTACCACAAACTTATATTATGACCATTTTTATagactacatattttttattgtttgttaatatatgaaacatttttgtttacttaaaaaCTCAAGCATGCTGACAAAACAAACCGAACTTAATTACTTCTACCCAAGAGTAATTTATCTCCATAGAAAAAACTCTGAAGTCAATAAACAATCATTGTAAGACTAAGTCATGACAACTgcataacaaatatataaatatataatattgtttaactattttttttcttttttattcaaattaaggGAGTATAAAGTCAATCATACcataagtataattttaatgtcttataaaaaactatcgattttagatttttagcagtttctttattttataaaaaatattcttattattcatAGAGACAACTAATGCCATTGAGGAAACAGAGGGTGACCCCTACCTTAGTCCTTTAGAGGACTATGAAACATCCAATGATCTTGATAATCAAAAAGACACTTTAGATTCTTCACCACTCGAAAAAAGAATCCCGGAATGGAACACTGTATGGACTGATAAACGAGCCATGGAATGGAAGCTTAGAGGTGGTAAACGAGGCACGATTTGGAAGCTACGAGGGGGAAAGAGAGGCCCTGAATGGAAACTTCGTGGTGGTAAAAGAAGTCCTGACTGGAAACTTCGTGGTGGTAAAAGGAGTCCTGACTGGAAGTTACGAGGAGGGAAACGTTGGGGAGACGAAGAGGGGTGGAGTCTACCTAATGATAAAAACGTGTTCGATTGGAAGTTGAGAGATGAGAAGAAACGAAGCTGGCTTGGGGATAAGAGAGCTCCTGGAAACTGGATGCTACGGGGTGGAAAGAGAGCTCCTTTGAGTTGGATGCTTCGTGGAGGAAAAAGGTCGAACGGTTGGGTCGTGGACCAAGGTAATAAACTAATAGTTTTTTGAGActcagtctttatttttttttctagacagaTATGGACCTgtattttggtccagaccgcAATCTCAGATTGTAGGCCCAAATCTAATCATTTTGAAATCGTAAATTTCGGTTTCATGATTTAGAAcaattttttggtttcaatttATTCAGCAATTTTCGCCCCGATCCTGATTTAAGAGTAGTAAAATATGATtgatgcaacacatttaacttcatattacGTTGTTGTTGTTCAATATTCAGAAttctgaaacattttttttttatctagggaaaaaaatccaagaaacaaaaaaaagggattaataataataaagatatattctatTTGGAATCACaatttttggaatctttttttgCCTCAAAGAGATGTCACTTTTATTAATCCTCATTTTGCATTCATCTCAAGATGTAGTAtgtacccaaggttaatagaaatacaaggttataccataacgaaTGTACAACTGATATTTGATTTCCAACACGCTttcaatattgacgtcatagtaaaggagtggttgtaaattataaaaaataacgattaattgtgttgaaaattatagcaatagtgacgttatAGACTACAGGTGGTTGCGTTTTTTTGTCAACATCTGCCTGTCTTGTCCACCAgacggtacaatacatcagattgaaaattcttgctaacccgattatatgatggtctaaccttgtatttgtattaaccTGGCATGTACCTACATGCACTCATGATCATACCCAGTTCAGATTCAACAATTATATCGGTCCCAGtttcggttctttcatttcaaacatttatgtctgtgttcagctttatcggtctcggtttCGATCTTCGGTccttgttcttttttataaatcctcAGTCTTGGTACAAGACACATAATACAAGAGGCGTCGCTAGAAAAATCGGAACACGGATATAATATTAGATGTAAACAGGAC
The sequence above is drawn from the Lepeophtheirus salmonis chromosome 5, UVic_Lsal_1.4, whole genome shotgun sequence genome and encodes:
- the LOC121118680 gene encoding uncharacterized protein; this translates as MKYILPLTVFILVSVIETTNAIEETEGDPYLSPLEDYETSNDLDNQKDTLDSSPLEKRIPEWNTVWTDKRAMEWKLRGGKRGTIWKLRGGKRGPEWKLRGGKRSPDWKLRGGKRSPDWKLRGGKRWGDEEGWSLPNDKNVFDWKLRDEKKRSWLGDKRAPGNWMLRGGKRAPLSWMLRGGKRSNGWVVDQDVLENQLAMTSRENNSPFIY